Genomic segment of Larimichthys crocea isolate SSNF unplaced genomic scaffold, L_crocea_2.0 scaffold137, whole genome shotgun sequence:
aaactccaaagccttatttaaagtccatctctctctctctgagagtgTGGTGGTTTTAAACCACCCTGCCTTGAAAGACCTGTTCAAAGTGCTGGTGCTAGCCTAGTTGTTGACGCTTTAAACGGTTGTTACGTGTTTGCGGTAATAAATTTTGAGAATCAAATCATGCTTCTGACATTTATagtcaaatatgttgtttgagttatgtaaataaaatgacaatagtataataatagtgtgatatttatgtttttatttatttcaatggggttttttttgcatttccattcaGCCCTTTCGCCACCAGAGCCCCCCCACTTCCAGCGTCCTTGGCTATCACTAGTGCTGCGGATAAGCTGTGTACCTGAAGTATAGCTGTTATTCAGTCCACTACCCGTGTAGTGACGTCTCCAGATATAGTTAACTAACCCAGTGGAACTGAGTAAGAGCGAAACAGACATTCTGTTTTGGGCTGCCACGATCACGAGCATCGATCCAGGCctgcaactttttattttgttttaagtaACCTGAGTTTTGCTGGCTTGAGGGGACATTTATGctaaggtgtgtgtgagtgggccCACTGAACctgagtttgttgtgtttatatgtttaccTAGAAGAGGGTTAATTAAGGTTTTATAACTGAATCTACTTTAGGTTGAAAGTGAAAGTTCACTTATTCCCTTGCAGTAATATGGTAAAGTAAGAGGTTTctttaaaggaaaaaagaggGTAAAGTGTTGAAAGACATTcctataattttatttaatgttttttgtttccaaaACTCATCCTTTTGATAAGTAAATAATTGAgtattatttttctaaaacCTTAGTGGTgtgattttattgcatttagCTGATAGTAGGgaataatttcatatttaaagagaGACATAGACACCTTTGGTTTAAAATCGGTAGTGAAACTAAAACTCTAAAAGGTGAATTCCTTTAGAAGTGAGTTTAAATAatttcatgtgtttaatgtaaaaaaagatcCAAGATAATTATTAAAACTGAGTTAATCGGGGTTAACAACATTTGACAAAGAACCCAAAAGCCCTTCCCTAATCAATATATCTACTAAGGGGAGCGCTacacaaacatcagaaatcaccacgataaataaaaaaaaattatgaaattaaataGTCCCACTCTTCGTGTCACATGTACCAGCCTCAAAACAGAAGCAGCAAAGTAGTAAAGCCCACCTCTTGcttgatttgattggctgtcTAAGTTGACTGAGTTTGAtttaatacataaacacaaaaaataaaacatgacatcagcagaggaaactgaaagagagtcaaataaatgagttagtatcagttctcttactttgtgtctgagggtccaggttcatcactgaagtcTGGAGGAGGAAGACCTTTGGACCGGTCACGCTTCATAGACAGAAACCTGGACTTTAGagactttctctgtctgttggactgaactctgcaaacaccaacatgtttttattcagatcacaTGAATCTTTGATAAATCCTCTGATCAAAGTCATTTCTGAAGCtctaaatacacaaactgctgctgctgttgataatGAGGAGCTTTCAAAGTTTGTATTCGTCCTCTTAGATCAGATTACAGCTTTTCcaggtgactgacagctgtcacagacaCTAAGAGGAAGATGTCAcaaatgatttctctttctgtcacaataagtttgttacattttacttattttaaatcagttcaCATTTTTGTTGATGATACTGTTGAGTTTTTAGTTAGTAtcagttctcttactttgtgtctgagggtccaggttcatcactggAGGCTGGAGGATGAAGACCTTTGGACTTGTTTCTCTTaatacacagacagatggatgctggagactctgctctgtcctcctcttcctccacatgaacatccatcttctggacttcagtcagtctgagaggtgaaacagtAACAGGCTTCcataagaaacaacaaacacaatataatacaaCAGTCATATTTTCACCTGCTCACTTTTCTTTAagtctctgcttgttttcttggtttCAGCAGGTTTGATGTGAATTATTCAATTCAAGACAATTAATCAAGACTTTGTGTCGACAgatgaatcaaactgttgagttcatccaaacttttctttatcactcaaatgatttgttgactgtTGGTGACAAAGATCAAGATTTGGACGACACTGTCATGAATATAAAtcttttcttcatcatcttcatcaggtcagtttacagtaaaaacagactcttactttgtgtctgagggtccaaGTTCACCACTGAAGTCTGGAGGAGGAAGACCTTTGGACCGGTCACGCTTCATAGACAGAAACCTGGACTTTAGaaactttctctgtctgttggactgaactctgcaaacaccaatatgtttttattcagatcacaTGAATCTTTGATAAATCCTCTGATCAAAGTCATTTCTGAAGCtctaaatacacaaactgctgctgctgttgataatGAGGAGCTTTCAAAGTTTGTATTCGTCCTCTTAGATCAGATTACAGCTTTTCcaggtgactgacagctgtcacagacaCTAAAAGGGAAGATGTCAcaaatgatttctctttctgtcacaataagtttgttaaatgtcacaaatgatttctctttctgtcacaataagtttgttaaatatttgttcaaaaatacattttggtagaaaatgtaataaaaacaagaccAACAGAAAACATGGCAAAGTCAGcaactgaaaatgaatcaaataaattagttagtatcagttctcttactttgtgtctgagggtccaggttcatcactgatGTCTGGAGGATGACCTTTAGACCgatcactcttcatagacagacagctggatcctggagactctgctctgtcctcctcttcctcctcagaaTGAATcatcttctggacttcagttatattcagaccaaatcagctgctggaggtgtgtctgtttgtgttgaaggtaactgctgtgaaacaaccagaaaatacatttttgttcgGCTGATTAACCgactttctccttcactctcatACACTGCCTGTATCTGTCCAAGTGAAACACTTTGAGCAGTCTGATCCACTGAGTGTCTGCCACAGACTAACTTTAGGATCGGGCCTAACTTTTCCTCTGCAGGATGTTGAAGTTTGTTTCTGCATCCTCTGCAGCCAAAGCGCACTACACTGACTGAAAGAAATAATACAATCTGTATTTATTCTGCAGCGCCGGATTTAATGTGaacactgactgtgagctcagaacacaagaaacaagaaaaacaggtttgttcaAGAGTCACAAACAAGACTGAGAGAACAAGAAGTAACATTTGCAGACTGTGTATGAACAAACAGACTTTGTGTCGACAgatgaatcaaactgttgagttcatccaaacttttctttcctctacagtccacagagagaaaactgactcagagactttgacaggaaaataataaaaatgttggattaacactcaccctgaCTCAGAATCACTTTTCCTCGGTCTGCTCTGTCGACTTAAAATGGAGActgaacaaacactttcactttcaggttCCCTCCCTGTTCTTGTCAGCATGGACCACATGTTAATGTTGCTCCTCCTTTATGTTGCCCGTTCATGAGCGTCTCTCTCagaattaaaatgagttttgatgtttaaataatgtgaataatCTGTTGTGTTTAAGTTTGAACTAAATCTATGATCTTTTCCCTCCCCTGCCattcaaatatgaataatgaatgtttgtatattgtatattcaCTTTGTCGCTCAGTGAATGAATACCACTGCCCACTTTCAAATATGGACTCTGTCATTGTTGGGATACCAAAATCCATGAACTGCCTCTACCccatttacacctgtgctgtaTCTTTGAATATGTGGATGTATATGACTGCACCTGATAAGGGAAATCAAAAGAAGAGCTCCACCTCAACGGACTATAGCACAAATCCTCTGCCCTCATAAACACAGCTgtgacacaataaaaacatcttcatgATTACATGACCTACATGTTGGTGTTCAGGAGTTAAGgagactcactcactcactcagtcgccatgtgtgtgtgtgtgtagttactacagaaagagaagaaacaaacaaaatgcatatttgatatcaatatattagatattatatCAGATATTAAACATGTTGTGAAATGTAACAGACATAATCAGTATGGTGTGAAATACACAAGGCAACAATAATGTAGTACAGAGTATCAGTACAGAGATGAATAAATGAGAGAATACAGTGTTAACAGAGTCAGAAAGCTTCTCAGAAAGGCTCAGATATATTTACTGCTGCTGATAAACTGCACACAGAGGATACAGAAAAGTAAGTACAGCTGTTCAATAAatgcagtaaaaagtacaatgtcCCCTCCTGGAGTACAAGTACAAAGTAAATGCATGTACTCTGATACAAATACCTTATACTTGTAttaaagtacagtacttgagtaaatgtacttggtGACCTTTGATATTTACATTGATGTGTTTTAGTGGTGTCCATGTCACAGGTTTGAACCCATCTTGTCTCCCTGTGTGACGCTCTCTGAGTACAGATGACATCAAACACACTGTTGTATGTTGAGGTCATCTGATTGTTGATGCAGCAGCACCACCTGGagtccaaaacaacaaactacagatGATATATACAGTGTGATCAGTAGAATGTGAAAATAACAGCAGTTCATCGCCAACAGTGTGGAGCTGCAAAACAAGAAATACAGAGAAACCACAGACTGAatgagtcaaagaaaaaaaaaacaatccaggCTCAGACTCAGATCCAGGTTCCAGGTTTCAGGTGGTTGAGTGTGGAGCAGAAGGAGTGGAGGAATCTCAGTGTGTCTGCAGAGACTGTGTAgaaggacagagcagcagcagagcagtccagatccactgatgatcctctgtcacatgatccagaggaacacacatgatgatggtggacttgacattgtgtctgacagtggagctgatctcaggactcagctgatcctctctcaacacaaacacctttctcaTCAGTCACACTCTGACAGAGATTTTCTCCACCtgatgagagaagcagacagacaacagaagtcatgaatcagtgtttccagagactcccttcatcagctgtcagtcagtgatggcagcacatccagtataaagaccagcaggacttcagtcctgttcagacacaagtGGAGCGGCTGTGTAGCGTAGCCAGCTTCGTCAGCTctcatgttaacgtgttggaGTGAAGCTCACAGACCTGCATCAAGTCTGTTGACTCTGCCATTCACTCAggacacagtggaaataaagtgctgacagtccctgaacgcatcaaacatgtaaatatggaGTCTGTTCTAAAAACATTTGGACTACACTAAAGACACATGGACATCTTaaacacatgatcacaacgAGCTCTggctcatctgattggctgactggtctcgctctctctgtccttcggtccaatcctgaagcctgtcaccattctcctctcacagcttcactgaggaaagcagctgctgagaaggtcggaggtttacaggaaatactggatctgtgctttgatactaactgtgtttagtacaatactgctgagaccaacatggactgactgcaaccctctactgacctcagagtctgcagactgtagtgtggactctccacaagatcagacagaggcttcactgctgaatcctgcaggttgttgtagctcaggtccagctctgtcagatgggaggggttggacttcagagctgaggccagagaagcacagctgatctctgacaaactgcagctccccagtctgaataaagaataaatgatgtaactTTAAAAGACAATGTTCCTGCTTAAAATCATTCaatgtttaataatctgttCAGAGCTGAAGAAGGTTTAGAAAGTAGAAGTTTAGAAAATAGAAACTCCAAACACCTGAACCCAACAGGATGCAGGTTCACAACTGTCAAATACAAAAAGTGACATTGAgctctcattaatattaatgacagAAATTAAGACTCAAGATCCCAAAGTTTACAACGATGACAAATATGTCgggatgaattttggggaaatgtGAACAAAAGACATGGACAATATTTCTTTGAAGAAAAGTGGAGTCATAAAATCAAAGCATGTTCAGTTTAAACTATTCAGTCAGTATAAGCATCATATAGcttcatcaaaatgtttcaggtttgaaatgtgcagcttaACATTGCTCTGCCACAGTCAATGGactaaaccacagaagaagaaaatagactttagcattcagatactcagtgtggatcagtataatatcagcctgatgtctgcagtttagTGCCAGCACAACTTTCACATCATGTTAATCTCAGCACAGAAGTAAAAAATGGtgtctgacctcagagtcttcagacTGCAGtctggactctccagaaaatcacacagcagcttcactcctgaatcctgcaggttgttgaagctcaggtccagctctgtcagatgggaggggttggacttcagagctgaggccagagaagcacagctgatctctgacaaactgcagttcctcaaactgaataaagaataaatgaattatcCATTGTAGACTTCTTGTTAtattcaggtttgaaatgtgcaggtCAACATTGAGCTGCCACAGTCAATGGactaaaccacagaagaagaaaacagactttagcattcagatactcagtgtggatcagtataatatcagcctgatgtctgcagtttagGGTCAACACAACTTTTACATCATATTAATCTCAgaacagaaggaaaaaatggtgtctgacctcagagtcttcagactgcagtgtggactctccagaaaatcacacagcggcttcactcctgaatcttGCAGCTTATTTCTGCCCAGGTTGAGCTgtctcagatgggaggggttggacttcagagctgaggccagagaagcacagctgatctctgacaaactgcagtcccaaaaactgaataaagaataaatgatgttgataaaaatccatttagaatccaatcagatgtgttcaggtttgaaatgtgcagctcaacattactatgtcctatttgagcttttctctaaaatgagtagagtgactttgtcattgtgttattgtggatcatcataatgtcagccttctacagacatcatccaaacgttagcacaacattcagacaacattcatGCATATTCTCTTAAACTGAAATGTAACCTTCTATCTCCCTGTACAGATATAGTCACAaagtgacatcatcagagaAAGGCTTAATGTCTAAATTCATGTAATACTGTGTTCTGAAGGTTCtgtataaaaatacattgttcCTGAAAAGGTGTTGAAGTTAATTTTTAATGTATAGATGTCTCACACAAAGTCCAAATCCTTCagttttcagacaaacacagtgtagATATACACTGTACATTGACAGAATACATGAACTGACTTCAGCGTCTCCagtctacagtttggactctccagcCCAACAgacagcttcactcctgaatccgTCAGCtcgttgttactcaggtccaggtgtctcagatgggaggggttggacttcagagctgaggccacgactTCACAGTGAGTCTCTGAGAATCCACATCgagaaagtctgtgatgacagagaatataaaagttaaagtggaataaagctgaattttttttataaaatacaacTCTGGGCATTTTGCATCACAAACTACATTGAAAGAGGCTCATCgtattgtgcatgtgtgtgaagtgtgtatCTTTACTCTAATACTGATGGCTTCAGCTTTACGTTGTTTTATAATGTtaatcacatctggacttacacagcctttctgcagttcctcacagctggaatcagtctctGTTTTCCCTCCCATGATGTGTTGTACTTGTTCAggtccaactcatccagaacctcctcggacatctgcagcatgtaggccagagctgagcagtggatctcagagagtttcttctctgatctgttctctgacttcaggaactcttggatcttctgatggactgagtcatcgttcatctccatcagacagtggaagatgttgatgcttctgtcaggagagatatcaacactgttcatctccttcaggttgttgatggctctctggatgatttctggactgttgtctgtctgacccagcaggcctcctaagagtctctggttggactccagagagaggccatgaaggaagcgaacaaacaggtccaggtgaccatttttactttgaagggatTTCTCCATGGCCTTCTTCAGGAAGACATCCAGGGTGGagtaatcctcctcctcctccttcttctctgtcagGAAGTCCTTCAGcacctctgtcttcttgttggtgtaacagtggaacaggtagactgcagccagaaactcctgaacgctcagatgaacaaagcagtagactgttttctggaagatcacactctctcttttgaagatctttgtacaaactcctgagtacaccgaggcctctgtgacatccagaccacactgctccaggtcttcttggtagaacatgatgtttcctttctccagctgttcaaacgccagcctccccagcttcagaagaacttccctgtcagcctccgtcagctcctgtggactcgtctcatgtccttcatcgtacttcttcttcttcctctttgtctgaaccagcaggaagtgtgagtacaggtcagtcagggtcttgggcagctctcctctctggtctgtggtcaacatgtggtccagaactgtagcagtgatccagcagaagactgggatcagacacatgatgtggaggctcctggaggtcttgatgtgtgagatgattctgctggacagatcttcatcactgactctcctcctgaagtactcctccttctgagcgtcagtgaagcctcgtacttctgttaccctgtcaacacatgaaggagggatctgattggctgctgcaggtctggaagttatccagatgagagccgagggaagcagattccccttgatgaggcttgtcaacagcacgctgactgatgactcctgtgtgacatcagacacgagctctttgttgttgaaatccagtgaaagtctgctttcatccaggccgtcaaagatgaacagaagtttacagacagcgagcttctctgctgtgaccttctgtaatgttggatggaaaacatggagcagcgtgagaagactgaaccgctcatctttgatcaagttcagctccctgaacgagagcagaaccaccagactgacatcttggttctccgagccctctgcccagtccagagtgaacttcagcactgagaaggtttttccaacgccagcgacgccgttggtcagagcgactctgatgtgtctctgttggtcaggtaaggctttaaagatgtcgtggcatttgatgggagtgtcatggagggtctccttcttcttggaagctgtctcaagctgcctcacctcatgttgggtatgaacctcttcactctgtccctctgtgatgtagagctcagtgtagatcctgttgaggagggttccacttcctgtttcatcacttccttcagtcacacgttcacatctggtcttcagactgatcttatgttcatctaaaacctcctgcagaccaccactcactaaaacagagaaacaagtttgagactaaacaaagaaaatgtgacaatctgctgattatttcatcagcaataaaaagtgatggATAGAAGAATATCTAGAGAAGGAAATGGACAGTCTTACTTTGGACAGTGCtggtctgactggctgtctgcagtccacgtcttgttctggatctttctccacactggggacaggaggagtctcctgatgaagcagactgGTCCCAGTATGAGGTGATGCAGTGTCTGCAGAACCAGTGTCCACAGCTGGTAGAGACCGGATCCTTCAGGACGtcctgacaccaaacacagcaggacggctgctcctccacaggaacatgactcctcttcttctctctgtgaagacatttctttatcactcaaatgatttgttgactgtTGGTGACAAAGATCAAGATTTGGACGACACtgtcaggtcagtttacagtaaaaacagtctcttactttgtgtctgagggtccaggttcattaCTGAAGTCTGGAGGAAGACCTTTGGACCGGTCACttttcatagacagacagatggatcctggagactctgctctccgtctgttggactgaactctgcaaacaccaacatgtttttattcagatcacaTGAATCTTTGATAAATCCTCTGATCAAAGTCATTTCTGAAGCTCTAAATACacaaagtgctgctgctgttgataatGAAGAGCTTTAAAAGTTTGTATTCGTCCTCTTAGATCAGATTACAGCTTTTCcaggtgactgacagctgtcacagacaCTAAGAGGAAGATGTCAcaaatgatttctctttctgtcacaataagtttgttaaatgtttgttcgAAAATACATTTGggtagaaaatgtaataaaaacaagaccAACAGAAAACATGGCAAAGTCAGcaactgaaaatgaatcaaataaatgagttagtatcagttctcttac
This window contains:
- the LOC113744721 gene encoding uncharacterized protein LOC113744721 — translated: MIHSEEEEEDRAESPGSSCLSMKSDRSKGHPPDISDEPGPSDTKVQSNRQRKFLKSRFLSMKRDRSKGLPPPDFSGELGPSDTKLTEVQKMDVHVEEEEDRAESPASICLCIKRNKSKGLHPPASSDEPGPSDTKVQSNRQRKSLKSRFLSMKRDRSKGLPPPDFSDEPGPSDTKVQSNRQRAESPGSSCLSMKSDRSNDVLPPGFSDEPGPSDTKERKKSHVPVEEQPSCCVWCQDVLKDPVSTSCGHWFCRHCITSYWDQSASPEDSSCPQCGDRSRTRPGLQTASQTSTVQSKTVHLYNVAC